A part of Arachis hypogaea cultivar Tifrunner chromosome 12, arahy.Tifrunner.gnm2.J5K5, whole genome shotgun sequence genomic DNA contains:
- the LOC112726771 gene encoding (+)-neomenthol dehydrogenase, whose amino-acid sequence MEIVLIISSSLISPLETNSRQSLKLKMEQAQQKYAVVSGANKGIGIEIVRQLASNGVKVVLTSRDEKRGLHALETLKDLSHLILFHQLHVADPASVDSLANFIKSEFGKLHILINNAGIGGLVIKDNDWVPQVLLKSRELSNDVIEKAGIIQTFELAEECLQINYYGAKRTSEALLPLLQLSESPRIVNVSSSLGKLKRVSNEWAKGILGDAENLTEERVDEVLNEFLKDFKEGCLERKGWPKVLGAYIISKAAMNAYTRIVAKKYPTICINSVCPGYVKTDITANTGFLTAEEGAASPVKLALLSNASSGLFYSQNEVSSF is encoded by the exons ATGGAAATAGTGCTCATCATATCTTCTTCTCTGATTTCTCCGTTAGAAACGAACAGTCGACAAAGCCTCAAATTAAAGATGGAACAAGCACAACAAAA ATATGCAGTTGTGAGTGGAGCAAACAAAGGAATTGGAATAGAAATAGTAAGGCAATTAGCTTCAAATGGAGTGAAGGTTGTGTTGACTTCAAGAGATGAGAAGAGAGGCCTTCATGCTTTGGAAACTCTCAAAGATCTCTCTCATCTTATCCTCTTTCACCAGCTTCATGTTGCTGATCCTGCTAGTGTGGATTCTCTTGCAAATTTCATCAAATCCGAATTTGGAAAACTCCACATTTTG ATCAACAATGCAGGGATTGGTGGACTTGTGATTAAGGACAATGATTGGGTCCCTCAAGTGTTATTGAAAAGCAGG GAATTATCCAATGATGTAATAGAGAAAGCCGGAATCATTCAAACATTCGAGCTAGCTGAAGAATGCTTGCAAATAAATTATTATGGTGCTAAAAGAACATCTGAAGCCCTTCTCCCTCTTCTCCAATTATCTGAATCACCAAGAATTGTGAATGTATCATCCTCCCTAGGAAAGTTAAAG CGTGTGTCAAATGAATGGGCTAAAGGAATCTTGGGTGATGCTGAAAACCTTACAGAAGAGAGAGTTGATGAAGTGTTGAATGAATTTCTGAAAGATTTCAAAGAAGGGTGTTTAGAAAGAAAAGGATGGCCTAAGGTTCTTGGTGCCTATATTATCTCAAAAGCTGCAATGAATGCATATACAAGAATTGTTGCTAAAAAGTACCCTACTATATGCATCAATAGTGTGTGTCCAGGTTATGTTAAAACTGATATAACTGCCAATACTGGATTTTTAACGGCAGAAGAAGGTGCTGCTAGTCCTGTCAAATTAGCATTGCTTTCAAATGCCTCTTCTGGCCTTTTCTATTCTCAGAATGAAGTTTCTTCATTCTAA
- the LOC112729656 gene encoding zinc finger CCCH domain-containing protein 48 isoform X1, which produces MAIITTTKRTERFRRTTPPTCKYWLAGRCNRNPCQFSHSLPTSPSNVYYNANMTYKHSKKPDSSVEKIASSSAKKAINCTPKAFKKPENCALKAVECRPEAISVGLASSSAKKAINCAPKALKKPENCAPKAVECRPEAEAISVEKPTKCEEKAVLIEKTADVEDVATIAKASTIAKASVDKSHSICKSWMTDNCVHGDLCQNLHSWFYGDGFSTLAKLHEHNKAITGIALPAGSNKLISGSTDGTVRAWDCNTGHCVNMIQLDSQVTSLISEGPWIFAGVKNAVKAWNIQTGADVILDGPKGQVLSLNVGNDILLAGAEDGVIYAWRCSFESPFKMVATLSGHSKPVVCLAIGCHKMLYSGSMDHSIKVWDLDTFQCTMTLNGHTDVVTSLICWENYLLSGSSDCTVNVWVCTKEGTLEVTYTHTHENAVLGLYGMTDAEAKPILFCSCKDNSVRMYELPTFLERGRLFTRQEVRSFHIGPSGLFFTGDGTGLLNVWKWLEEAKVPT; this is translated from the exons ATGGCTATTATAACAACAACAAAGAGGACTGAACGGTTCCGTCGTACAACACCACCAACATGCAAGTATTGGCTGGCTGGGAGATGCAACAGAAATCCTTGTCAATTTTCACATAGCTTACCAACCTCGCCATCCAATGTATACTATAATGCCAATATGACATATAAGCATTCGAAGAAGCCCGATTCGTCCGTTGAGAAGATCGCCAGTTCCTCTGCTAAGAAGGCAATAAATTGCACACCCAAGGCCTTCAAGAAGCCAGAAAATTGTGCACTAAAGGCTGTTGAGTGCAGACCAGAAGCTATATCTGTTGGCTTGGCCAGTTCCTCTGCTAAGAAGGCAATAAATTGCGCACCCAAGGCCTTGAAGAAGCCAGAAAATTGTGCACCAAAGGCTGTTGAGTGCAGACCAGAAGCAGAAGCTATATCTGTTGAGAAGCCAACCAAGTGTGAAGAAAAGGCTGTATTGATTGAAAAGACTGCAGACGTGGAAGATGTGGCCACTATTGCTAAGGCTTCCACTATTGCTAAGGCTTCTGTGGATAAATCACACAGTATTTGCAAATCTTGGATGACTGACAATTGTGTGCATGGTGACTTGTGTCAGAATTTGCATTCATGGTTTTATGGTGATGGGTTTTCTACGCTTGCAAAGCTTCATGAACACAACAAG GCAATCACTGGCATTGCACTGCCGGCTGGTTCAAACAAACTTATTTCTGGTAGCACTGACGGCACAGTTCGGGCATGGGACTGCAACACTGGCCATTGTGTTAACATGATCCAACTTGATTCTCAAGTTACCTCACTCATATCTGAGGGCCCATGGATTTTTGCCGGTGTGAAAAATGCTGTGAAG GCATGGAATATTCAGACGGGTGCAGATGTTATTCTTGATGGACCTAAAGGGCAAGTCCTTTCCTTGAATGTTGGCAATGATATCCTCCTTGCTGGAGCAGAG GATGGTGTTATTTATGCTTGGAGATGCAGCTTTGAGTCTCCTTTCAAAATGGTTGCAACACTAAGTGGACATAGCAAACCAGTGGTTTGTCTTGCTATTGGATGTCACAAGATGCTTTACTCTGGATCCATGGACCATAGCATTAAG GTTTGGGACCTTGATACATTCCAGTGCACAATGACACTTAACGGACATACCGACGTTGTCACATCACTTATTTGCTGGGAGAATTACTTGTTATCGGGTTCATCTGATTGCACAGTCAATGTTTGGGTGTGCACCAAGGAGGGAACTCTAGAAGTGACATACACTCACACTCACGAAAAT gCTGTTCTTGGACTGTATGGGATGACTGATGCAGAGGCCAAGCCAATATTGTTCTGCTCGTGCAAAGATAATTCAGTTCGTATGTATGAATTGCCGAC GTTCCTAGAGAGAGGTCGACTATTTACAAGACAAGAAGTTCGATCCTTTCATATAGGCCCTAGCGGACTCTTCTTCACTGGAGATGGGACTGGTTTGCTGAATGTGTGGAAATGGTTAGAAGAGGCCAAGGTGCCAACATAG
- the LOC112729656 gene encoding zinc finger CCCH domain-containing protein 17 isoform X2, giving the protein MTDNCVHGDLCQNLHSWFYGDGFSTLAKLHEHNKAITGIALPAGSNKLISGSTDGTVRAWDCNTGHCVNMIQLDSQVTSLISEGPWIFAGVKNAVKAWNIQTGADVILDGPKGQVLSLNVGNDILLAGAEDGVIYAWRCSFESPFKMVATLSGHSKPVVCLAIGCHKMLYSGSMDHSIKVWDLDTFQCTMTLNGHTDVVTSLICWENYLLSGSSDCTVNVWVCTKEGTLEVTYTHTHENAVLGLYGMTDAEAKPILFCSCKDNSVRMYELPTFLERGRLFTRQEVRSFHIGPSGLFFTGDGTGLLNVWKWLEEAKVPT; this is encoded by the exons ATGACTGACAATTGTGTGCATGGTGACTTGTGTCAGAATTTGCATTCATGGTTTTATGGTGATGGGTTTTCTACGCTTGCAAAGCTTCATGAACACAACAAG GCAATCACTGGCATTGCACTGCCGGCTGGTTCAAACAAACTTATTTCTGGTAGCACTGACGGCACAGTTCGGGCATGGGACTGCAACACTGGCCATTGTGTTAACATGATCCAACTTGATTCTCAAGTTACCTCACTCATATCTGAGGGCCCATGGATTTTTGCCGGTGTGAAAAATGCTGTGAAG GCATGGAATATTCAGACGGGTGCAGATGTTATTCTTGATGGACCTAAAGGGCAAGTCCTTTCCTTGAATGTTGGCAATGATATCCTCCTTGCTGGAGCAGAG GATGGTGTTATTTATGCTTGGAGATGCAGCTTTGAGTCTCCTTTCAAAATGGTTGCAACACTAAGTGGACATAGCAAACCAGTGGTTTGTCTTGCTATTGGATGTCACAAGATGCTTTACTCTGGATCCATGGACCATAGCATTAAG GTTTGGGACCTTGATACATTCCAGTGCACAATGACACTTAACGGACATACCGACGTTGTCACATCACTTATTTGCTGGGAGAATTACTTGTTATCGGGTTCATCTGATTGCACAGTCAATGTTTGGGTGTGCACCAAGGAGGGAACTCTAGAAGTGACATACACTCACACTCACGAAAAT gCTGTTCTTGGACTGTATGGGATGACTGATGCAGAGGCCAAGCCAATATTGTTCTGCTCGTGCAAAGATAATTCAGTTCGTATGTATGAATTGCCGAC GTTCCTAGAGAGAGGTCGACTATTTACAAGACAAGAAGTTCGATCCTTTCATATAGGCCCTAGCGGACTCTTCTTCACTGGAGATGGGACTGGTTTGCTGAATGTGTGGAAATGGTTAGAAGAGGCCAAGGTGCCAACATAG
- the LOC112726776 gene encoding type IV inositol polyphosphate 5-phosphatase 9 yields the protein MYYSGYGVPRDDQKGSVSVNMSLFHSCLCFVCSHLTSGQKDGAEQRRDADVNEIPRHTCFSAVLDSDQPQTIPSHEINPISAGSIITVAVIKRASTKLLVPFKCLIRPMREFSVQFFLKVVVGEIKDSQAAHVTNLWRDFSGELIVGKIKCF from the exons ATGTATTATAGTGGTTATGGTGTTCCCAGAGATGACCAGAAG GGATCTGTTTCAGTTAATATGTCTCTCTTCCATTCATGCCTATGTTTTGTTTGTTCCCATCTGACTTCAGGCCAGAAAGATGGGGCTGAGCAAAGACGAGATGCAGATGTTAATGAAATTCCGCGACACACATGCTTCTCGGCTGTCCTTGATTCAGATCAACCCCAGACAATCCCATCTCATGA GATTAATCCCATCTCTGCTGGAAGCATCATCACGGTTGCAGTGATCAAGAGGGCTTCCACAAAGCTGTTGGTTCCCTTCAAATGCCTCATTCGGCCAATGAGAGAATTTTCTGTCCAATTTTTCTTGAAGGTTGTTGTAGGAGAGATCAAGGACTCCCAAGCTGCTCATGTCACCAACTTGTGGAGGGATTTCTCCGGTGAGTTGATTGTGGGAAAGATCAAGTGCTTCTAA